One part of the Anopheles coustani chromosome 2, idAnoCousDA_361_x.2, whole genome shotgun sequence genome encodes these proteins:
- the LOC131263217 gene encoding AP-3 complex subunit sigma-2: MIKAILVFNNHGKPRLSKFYQYFNEDMQQQIIKETFQLVSKRDDNVCNFLEGGSLIGGSDYKLIYRHYATLYFVFCVDSSESELGILDLIQVFVETLDKCFENVCELDLIFHADAVHHILSELVMGGMVLQTNMSDILARIEEQNKLQKQEAGISAAPARAVSAVKSMNLPQQIKDIKLPDLPQAIKDLKF; encoded by the exons ATGATTAAAGCTATTCTGGTTTTCAATAACCATGGGAAACCTCGCTTGTCAAAGTTCTACCAATATTTC AACGAAGACATGCAGCAGCAAATCATAAAGGAAACCTTCCAGCTGGTGTCGAAAAGGGATGATAATGTGTGCAATTTCCTCGAAGGTGGAAG tttaattgGCGGTTCAGATTATAAGCTTATCTACCGACACTACGCAACACTGTACTTCGTATTTTGCGTCGACTCTTCCGAGAGCGAGCTGGGTATTCTGGATCTGATACAGGTGTTCGTCGAGACGCTAGACAAATGCTTCGAAAACGTCTGTGAGTTGGACCTGATTTTCCATGCTGATGCCGTTCACCACATACTGTCCGAGCTCGTAATGGGTGGGATGGTGCTGCAGACGAACATGTCCGACATTCTGGCCCGCATTGAAGAGCagaacaagcttcaaaaacaaGAAGCAGGCATATCGGCAGCACCGGCTCGAGCCGTCAGCGCCGTAAAAAGCATGAATCTTCCGCAACAGATTAAGGACATCAAATTACCCGATTTACCGCAGGCAATTAAGGATCTAAAGTTCTGA